From Mycolicibacterium nivoides, a single genomic window includes:
- a CDS encoding SPFH domain-containing protein yields MEGAVAGLVLLLVLVVFAIIVVAKSVALIPQAEAAVIERLGRYSRTVSGQLTLLVPFIDRIRARVDLRERVVSFPPQPVITEDNLTLNIDTVVYFQVTNPQAAVYQISNYIVGVEQLTTTTLRNVVGGMTLEQTLTSRDSINAQLRGVLDEATGRWGLRVARVELRSIDPPPSIQESMEKQMKADRDKRAMILTAEGVRESSIKQAEGQKQSQILAAEGAKQAAILAAEADRQSRMLRAQGERAAQYLQAQGQAKAIEKTFAAIKAGRPTPEMLAYQYLQTLPQMAKGEANKVWLVPSDFGAALQGFTKMLGAPGEDGVFRYTPSPVDEDLPKPEDDSDEVAEWFNTETDPEIARAVAKAEAEARATTPPLSARPPQSSLETPPATLPNELEGGVHRAQ; encoded by the coding sequence GTCGCGCTCATTCCCCAGGCGGAGGCCGCGGTGATCGAGCGCCTCGGCCGCTACAGCCGCACCGTCAGCGGGCAGCTGACGTTGTTGGTGCCGTTCATCGATCGGATCCGGGCGCGCGTGGACCTTCGCGAACGGGTGGTGTCGTTCCCGCCCCAACCGGTGATCACCGAGGACAACCTGACCCTCAACATCGACACCGTGGTCTATTTCCAGGTCACAAATCCGCAGGCAGCGGTGTACCAGATCAGCAACTACATCGTCGGTGTGGAACAGCTGACCACGACCACGCTTCGCAACGTCGTCGGCGGCATGACCCTGGAGCAGACGCTGACCTCGCGCGACTCGATCAACGCTCAGCTGCGCGGTGTGCTCGACGAGGCGACCGGCAGGTGGGGGCTTCGCGTCGCCCGGGTGGAGCTGCGCAGCATCGACCCGCCGCCGTCCATCCAGGAGTCGATGGAAAAGCAGATGAAGGCCGATCGTGACAAGCGGGCCATGATCCTCACCGCCGAGGGTGTGCGGGAATCCTCGATCAAGCAGGCCGAGGGCCAGAAGCAGTCGCAGATCCTGGCGGCCGAGGGCGCCAAGCAGGCCGCGATCCTGGCCGCCGAGGCCGACCGGCAGTCCCGGATGCTGCGGGCCCAGGGCGAGCGGGCCGCTCAGTACCTGCAGGCCCAGGGGCAGGCCAAGGCCATCGAGAAGACCTTCGCCGCGATCAAGGCGGGCCGGCCCACCCCGGAAATGCTGGCATATCAGTACCTGCAGACGCTGCCGCAGATGGCCAAGGGGGAGGCGAACAAGGTCTGGCTGGTCCCGAGCGACTTCGGTGCGGCGTTACAGGGTTTCACCAAGATGCTGGGGGCGCCCGGCGAGGACGGCGTCTTCCGGTACACACCGTCACCCGTGGACGAGGATCTGCCGAAGCCCGAGGACGACAGCGACGAGGTCGCCGAATGGTTCAACACGGAGACCGATCCGGAGATCGCCCGGGCCGTCGCCAAGGCCGAGGCCGAAGCTCGGGCCACCACTCCGCCGCTGAGTGCCAGGCCGCCGCAGTCGTCGTTGGAGACCCCGCCGGCGACCCTGCCCAACGAACTGGAGGGTGGCGTGCACCGCGCGCAGTAG